In Monodelphis domestica isolate mMonDom1 chromosome 1, mMonDom1.pri, whole genome shotgun sequence, the sequence TTTAGGATGATTCCACTTATTTTATAGGTGTGGATACTGAGTctgaagagattaaatgacttatttgcTCAAGGCCAGTTTAGTGAACATGAGAACTCAAACCTATGTCTTTTGACTGAAGTTCAGTTATACCATATTGCTCCTGTTCACATTAACATTCTActcttgtctttttattttttttatgtgcTCACACtgatcctttattttatttttttgaaagtttaattaggcaatttagaatattttttcttggttacatgattcatgttctttcccttccctcccgtaggtgatgcacaattccactgggttttacatgtgtcattgatcaagacctatttccatactattaatattttcagtagagtgatcatttagattctacatccccaatcatatccccctggacccatgtgatcaagcagttgtttttcttctgtgtttctactcctacagtttttcctttgaatgtggatagcattctttctcataaatccctctgaattattCTGCAatggcattgctgctagtagagaagtcttttacattcgattataccacagtgtatcagtttttgtatacaatgttctcctggttcttctcctttcactctgcatcaattcctggaagtcattccagttcacatggaattcatccagttcattattcctttgagcacaatagtattccatcaccaacagataccacaatttgtttagccattccccaatcaaagggcattccctcattttccaattttttgctaccacaaagagtgcagctataaatattcttgtataagtctttccttatcatctctttggggtacaaacccagcagtgctatgactgaatcaaagagcagacagtcagtcttttagtgccctttaggcatatttccaaattgctctccagaatggttggatcagttcacaactctaccagcagtgcattaatgtcccaactttgccatatcccctccagcattcattactttcctttgctgtcatgttagccagtctgatagatgtgaggtggtacctcagagttgttttgatttgcatttctctgattataagaggtttacaacactttttcatgtgcttgttaatagttttgatttatttatttgaaaattgcctattcatgtcccttgcccatttatcaattggggaatggcttgattttttttgtacaattgatttagctctttataaatttgagtaattagactgttatcagaggtttttgttatgaagatttcttcccaatttgttgcttcccttattattttggttgcattggttttgtttgtataaaacctttttaatttaatgtaatcaaaattatttattttacattttgtaattttttataactcttgcttggtcttaaaatcttacctttcccaaagatctgacatgtatactattctgtgttcacctaatttactcatagtttccttctttatattcaagtaatttacctgttctgaatttatcttggtgtagggtgtgagatgttgatctaaacccaatctctcccatactgtcttccaattttcccagcagttttgtcagatagtggatttttgtcccaaaagctgagatctttgggtttatcatggaCAGTCTTGCTGacgtcacttaccccaagtctattccactgatcctcttttctgtctcttagccagtaccatattgttttgatgactactgctttataatatagtttgagatctggtactgctaggcccccttccttcacattttttttcattatttccttggatattcttgatcttttgttcttccaaattaactttgttacgtttttttctaatttggcaaaaaaagtttcttggtagtttgatgggtatggcattaaataagtaaataagtttgggtaggattgtcatttttattatgttagctcatcctacccatgagcaattaatgtctctccagttatttagatctaattttaattgtgtagaaagggttttgtatttgtgttcatatagttcctgtgtttgtcttggcaaatacattctactctgtctttttaaaaacaactctcttccttccttattcctccctctctccttgctcccttccttccttctctgcctcctttcttcctattttcctcctctcccttccttatctctttccttccttctgtgcttgcttctctctttttcctttcttcctccttttccttccctccctttcttcctttcctgctCCTCCTCTCTACTAGGATCACCCCATTGTCTATGCTTCATTTTTCTGATCACAAAATAGCAAAAGTTTGAGAAGAACCCAAATATTCAAGATATACTTAGCACATCTTTATAACACAGCTATGTGTTCTGGTGTTCTGAGAGAAACAATGGTCTAGAAAACAGCAGCAGCCCCCAGTTGGGAAGGACCCCCAGTCCTACTAGTTCTTCTGGACTTGTCAGTCTAGTCTAGTCTATCCTATTACACCCAGTTGTTGCTACCCCTAATATCTTATTCTGGGTAGAGTTAttaaatggaaagagcactgtgtTTGGAGTTAGAGAACCTGCACTCAGTTTCCCCTTTATAAAACGGGAAGTTTATTGCTCTATGATCACCTATGATACTTACTAAGGGGAGAATCACTGAACTATGTTCTTTCATAGGGATTATAAGATTTAGATCTGGAGGTCACTCAGCTAGCATTTTATCCAGTTCTTTCATTTCAGGGATGCAGAAGCTGAACTTCCCACATGCTCCATAGGTAGTAAAAACATTCATATTCAAACTTGGGTCACTGAGTGTAAATTCCTTTCTATAACATCAGATTTTCATGTTTGGACCCCACCTTCTCGTTCATCTCCTGCTGCTATACCTtgaaatgtatatttctttttctcccttttcatgGCCACCATTCTAGtccatgatctcatcagcttACGTAGagattgtttagtcattttcagtcatgtccaattctttgtgacccctattggggtttccttggcaaagaaactggaatggtttgtcatttccttctccagctcattttacagatgaggaagcggaggcaaacagggtaacacaactaataagtatctgaatacaaatttgaactcaggtctttctgactccaaatcttaaACCCTAGCCcctataccatctagctgccccctctggaCTACTAGAGTATAGCTAGTCTGTCTTCAGTATCCTCCTCCCATGTATTCTATACAAGTtccagattcatcttcctaaaacaCTAATTTTTATCATGAAATTGATCAAACACTGCCAGGGACTTCCTGCTGCCTAATGAATCAAGAGTGAACTTTATAATAATGTATGTAGTCCCATTCTGCCTGCCCAGCCTTATTTCCCATAATAATCTAGGACCCAGAATACTAATGACATTAGTTCACATTCCTATAGATCCTGCAAAGTCCTTCAACAAATCCTATGAGATATGGTTTGCAAATGTGATTAGTCCCATTTCACAGAAAAGGAAGTAGAGACTGTGAGAAGTGAAAGTCAACAGAACTCACAGCTACCAACAACAGTCTGGTGCTCTTTCCTCTGCATTCTGCTTTGTCTACCCACAGAAGCTTGATGCCTGCTTCAGTATTGCCTGTAGACATGAGCTTGCTTTTATTAATATCATTTATGGGTATACagggggtgcagtggatagagtttggGGTCTGGAGTCAGTAATATCTGAGGTAAAATCCAGCCATCTACACTTGCTAGCTGgacaaccttgggcaagtcacttcacctattggcctcagtttcctcatctgtaaaatgagctggagaaggaaagggcaaatctctccagtatctttgtcaagaaagccccaaaagtggtcacaaagagttgaaaacaactgaacaacaataaaatggtGCAGTAGAGAGAACTCATTTTGAAACTAGAGGATCCAAGTCCCGGTTCCGTCACTTACTTCCCTTCTGagcctatttcctcttttgtttaacAAGGGGATTGGACTGgatgacttttaaagtcctttcttcTATAACATAATGTAGCATCCTGGACTAAAATAGACTTTCTCCCTAAACTGCCCAGACTCTACCCATTCTTTAAGATGAAAATGAAGTCTCACTTCCCTCAGGAAGCTTCCTCTGACTACTCTGTCCTTTTTCTGAACTTTCTAGCACTCATTGTTCGTACATTAGCACTTAAATCATGTTCTGTTCTCTACAGCATAGTCTACTGGGAAGGactctagacttggagtcagaatcaAGAGACCTGGAATTAGTGTatgaatcctggctctgacactgaCTTGCTCTTTGGACAAGTCCCCTAATGTCTCTGtgactcagcttcctcatctataaaattaaaataataacctCAGTACCACCCACCTTTCAGAGTTGTTGGGAGGAATAATGGTGTACAAGCTATAAATATGAGCAGCATTATCACTGTTTATGAATTGAATTGTGCATTAATTAATTTTGCTTTCCCTAATTGGTTTTAAGCTCCTTGAGCACAGGGACCATATcttatctttttccatttctcatagTCCCTTATTAGAGGAGGAAGGACTTCTCAATTGATCTGATTGTCCCAATTATGGCCTTGAAGCCCATGAACTGGAGAAActtaatttgtgtgtgtatatgtgtatgtgtgtgtgtgtgtgtgtgtgtgtgtctgtctgtctacctagcTGTGAAGCCCCAGGACTGATGAAAATTCAGGAAGGGACAGATAAAACTGATGTACTCTGCCAGCTGGTGTATCAAAATCCAGGTAATTATAGGAGGACAATGGCAGAAGAATAAAGTCCCATGGGGAGAGGGATGCGAAAGGACTAAGATCTATACATTTAAGTTATGCATCTGCAAAGGGCTGAAATGTGGaaacagtagaaagaacatttgACTTCAGAGTCATAAGTCCTGGGTTCTCCTCCTTGGCTCTgctagttactagctgtgtgactgtgaacaagtcattttacttctctgcCTCACCGATTCCTCATCAGTCATatgagggggttagactagataatgACTAAGTCTCTCTCCAGATGTGGTATTTTATCATTCTGTGTGAAAGAAAAGATTCTGGGGCAGCTatatggcacagtagatagagtgccaggtctaaagtcaggaggacctaggtttaaaactggacttagacactttctaggtatgtgaccctgggcaagtcacttaaatccaattgcttagctcttgcccttctgtcttacagttgttattaggacagaagataagggttaaaaagagaaagaaagaaaagattctggggtggggaggagaatgAGACAGTGGACCAAGGATGgggaaaatgggagtaataaagATTCTAGTAGGATGGGAGATGCTTCAGGGAGGTTTTCCTAATGTCCAGTTTCTCCAGATCGAATCAGTCTCCTGGTGCTGATCCCCATCACAGTAGGAATTGTTTTTGCTGTCATCACCTTATTTTACTGGAAAGGTAGGTCTGGGATTGGGCTGGGTGATGGGAGTTTCTCCTGGGGAAGGATGGAGCAAAGAgccagggagggaaaggaaagggcatAGGGTGTAGTCTCTATTCCCGGACCTTAACAGCTTTTCCCTCCCAATTTCCCATTCAGGTCTGTGCTTCAAGGAGCTGAAGAAGAACAAGGTAGGTCATTTCCTGAGCTGGTTTTATTTCCTGAGATCTAGACAGGGCTCAGCAGActggaagaagagagagtgagtcACTGGCATCCACATTTGGACTGTAAGAActggcttccctccccatcctctTCATGGCCAGTGTCCTGTCTTTACTTGGCTAGAGGCCACAAATGGAGGCtcagctttttttgtttgtttgtttttttgcctcAGAACCCGGTCATTATCGCACCCTAGACTGGGAGTCAGGCGATCAGAGTTTAAGTCTGGATTCTGAATGACCTTGggacttctcttcctctctctcggCCTCGgtatcctcttctgtaaaatgagtactGCATACTCAATAATTCTATCATTCTCTACTTGCTCCATCTCCCGGGGCTTGACCCTGAGCTCCCCAAACAGCTGGTAGCAATCCAGGTGTCAAGGGCTGGCCGATAATGTACCTGGCTTTTTTCCAGACTTTTGAACAGTCAGGTGCTTGTGGGTTTCTTCCCCTAAGCCCTTAGAGGTGGCAGCAAAGGCAGGATCTGTGGGAAAAGAAGAGCTTTGTGGCAGGAACAAAACCGTTGGATTTGTaggcagaagatctgggttccagtcctgACTTTTTCTATagtcctacctgtgtgaccttggccttTTGGGCCTCGATTTCTTCTTCAAATCGAAAGGGCTGGATTAGATCATCTCTGAAGCCCTTTCCAGGTTCAGAGATTATGACCTTggattccttccccctccctagGATTAAAGTCTATTGTGATTCTCGGTGTGGCCAGCAGGGAGCAGGAGGCATCCACGGAAAGGAGCCTAGAATTCTGTTCCTCTCTGTGCCTTCCTAGCATACAGGGGATCAGCCATAAAGGGGAGCACACACATCCCTCCCACCTTCACCCCGTCCTCTTCTACCCCAGAATGCTGAGCTCTGCCTCTGTCTGTGGCAGGGAGGGGACACTCTAGCTGTAGATGCTTCTGCCCCATCCCCACTCTCTGTCTTGAACAGGTTCTGCAGCTCGTGGAGACAGAGCCCCAGGAGCCCCCAGGAAAGCATCCCCAGGAGAATGATGAGGATCCCTTCCCGGTGCAGGAAACCTTACTTCGGGGCCAGCCTGTCACCCAGGAGGATGGCAAGGAGAGCCGCATCTCTGAGCAAGAGGGACAATGAGAGACCCGGGCCAGAGTGGGCTCTGGGATAGAGCTTCAGGGCCTCTTGAGGTGGGGGGAAGCCCCGGGGGACAGAGAGCTGCTGTCCTGGAAAGGGGCGGGGGAAGCCCTTGGGGGCTGCCTGCTTCCTGTCTGACCCTCGAGATGCTCGAGCAGCAGGTCCTCAGACTTTTCCCCCTTTGCAATGACTGACATTTCCACACCCCAGAGTTTCTCTTGGTCCTACTGCCTTTGTGTAAAGAGGAAGGACAAGAGAAAATGGCCAGTTATCAGAGAAGGAATACCCACTAGCAGGATCCCACCCTCCCGCCCTCCGGGCTCTAGCCACCAAGAGGATTCCCCTGAATACACACTGCCCACAAAGCCCCTTGGGCCGAACAGGGTAAAAGCTTTGCCTTTTAGCATCCATTCAAGGCTGGACCCGATACCCAGGGTCTTTCCCTCCACCAGTGGCTGCTGCCAACGCTGCTGGGTACGGTAGTGCCCTGTTCCTCACCTTCAGGGAGAACATGGGGATAAAAATATACTATCCCATTATCTTCCCGCAGCGCCAGCTGAGGGGGAAGCAGACAGGAGGAGCAGATGGAACAAAAgccaagggaggagagaggaaggaggcagGGCAGCGGGAAGCCGGCTCTGGCCCATGCTGGCCCAGGCACAGATGAGGCGAGGGTCAGGCCAGAGAGGGGGTCATGATCATGGAAAGGTAGGATGCGGCCGGGGTTTGGACACATTTCCTGGAATGCTGTTGGGGTTGGCATCTCTAAGTGGTTTGGAGATTGATGAAATAAAACTTGGAAGTCCAATCCGAGGTCTTGATCTACTAAATGGGAAGTCTTGGTTTATACTCTAGGGTCTGGACCTTGGACCTGGACTGGCTGCCTGTTTGGAGAGGGAAAGTGAAAGGGGTAGGGAGCGGAGAGGAGTGGGCACAGGCAGGGACTGGGTTCCCAGGAGGGCCCCCTCCCCTTTGTGAAGATTCTTAAGCCAGGCTAAAGCCACTGCCCCCACTCTGAAGCCCCCACTCTGGCTCTGGGCCTTGGACCCTACTGGAGATGGAGACTATAAAGCCAGCAGCAGCCAGAAGGTGGCGCTGAGGTCACATCCATGCCAGTTTTGCTtccggtgggggggggggggggaggagtgggGCCTCTGCCCTTATTCTCCCCAT encodes:
- the CD40 gene encoding tumor necrosis factor receptor superfamily member 5 isoform X4 → MPCQEGEFQSSWNHDKYCHQHKYCDPNLHLQIQKEGSLEKDTICICTGGLHCSSPECESCSIHSPCQPGFGVYQTGTGTTDTICEPCKKGFYSNVSSAFEQCLPWSSCEAPGLMKIQEGTDKTDVLCQLVYQNPVSPDRISLLVLIPITVGIVFAVITLFYWKGLCFKELKKNKVLQLVETEPQEPPGKHPQENDEDPFPVQETLLRGQPVTQEDGKESRISEQEGQ